Proteins encoded by one window of Streptomyces sp. NBC_01571:
- a CDS encoding nuclear transport factor 2 family protein produces the protein MSWKRGLLATLAVCALLGGPAGCGSGDGHGRGEWVSASPVGRLLDGTDEEGRHYREVDKKNAPEVAIEVQPDSDYGWDVRLSVHHFHFSAAGARTRAVSGRGVALLYLDGRTIATLRTVEHHLAGGLVPRGTHHVTARLYADDRTVWAVHGKPVQSTADITASASGPTHGSAPMAAPARTPSPAATATGATAPTGATAPPRTRTATTSGNSGPAGTDTGGSPDSGGKAS, from the coding sequence ATGTCGTGGAAGCGTGGACTGCTCGCCACGCTCGCGGTCTGCGCCCTGCTCGGCGGACCGGCGGGCTGCGGCTCCGGTGACGGGCACGGGCGAGGGGAGTGGGTGTCGGCCTCGCCCGTGGGCAGACTCCTGGACGGGACGGACGAGGAGGGACGGCACTACCGTGAGGTCGACAAGAAGAACGCGCCCGAGGTCGCGATCGAGGTCCAGCCGGACTCCGACTACGGCTGGGACGTGCGCCTGAGCGTCCACCACTTCCACTTCTCGGCCGCCGGAGCGCGGACCCGGGCCGTGTCCGGCCGCGGCGTCGCACTGCTCTACCTCGACGGCCGCACCATCGCCACGCTGCGCACCGTCGAACACCACCTCGCCGGCGGCCTGGTGCCACGCGGCACCCATCACGTCACCGCACGCCTCTACGCGGACGACCGGACGGTGTGGGCCGTACACGGCAAGCCGGTGCAGAGCACGGCCGACATCACGGCGTCCGCTTCGGGGCCGACGCACGGCTCAGCCCCGATGGCCGCGCCGGCACGGACTCCGTCCCCGGCGGCCACCGCCACGGGGGCCACCGCGCCGACCGGCGCGACGGCCCCGCCCCGCACGCGGACGGCCACGACGAGCGGGAACAGCGGTCCGGCCGGTACCGACACGGGAGGTTCACCGGACTCCGGCGGAAAGGCATCATGA
- a CDS encoding ABC transporter ATP-binding protein — translation MTRAISLHQVSKSYARGVRVVERLSLDIRPGEFLVLLGPSGCGKSTVLRMIAGLEDPNEGEVRLDGEFANDLPPAERDMAMVFQNFALYPSMTSRDNIGFPLRIETPGEDPRPRVDATARMLGIEDLLDRFPNQLSGGERQRVAMGRAIARHPSAFLMDEPLSNLDAKLRNHLRAEIASLTRKLGVTTVYVTHDQAEALSLGDRVAVLRGGVLQQLGTPRTVYALPANVFVAAFIGTPRINLLRGLVRAPLDGAMTISLGRQYLRLPEPLCLDHQLLRVQQGREVIVGLRSEGVRIARPSEARPGEVAISGLVEHVEFQGHEVLVHFNTGSRPAFVPELEAPRPVRPVRRRRRAGSALGRLRERAAGLRAGPVVVLEHPDDTEPARADEVPPQGRLPGDLVVRTTPDFELRHGLQVPLLVDLAHLFVFDQHGGRICPAPARLPDLDE, via the coding sequence ATGACACGCGCCATCTCCCTGCACCAGGTCAGCAAGTCGTACGCGCGCGGTGTCCGCGTGGTGGAGCGGCTCTCGCTCGACATCAGGCCCGGAGAGTTCCTGGTCCTGCTCGGCCCCTCCGGCTGCGGAAAGTCGACCGTGCTGAGGATGATCGCCGGGCTGGAGGACCCGAACGAGGGCGAGGTGCGCCTGGACGGCGAGTTCGCCAACGATCTGCCCCCGGCCGAACGGGACATGGCGATGGTCTTCCAGAACTTCGCCCTCTATCCGAGCATGACCAGCCGCGACAACATCGGCTTCCCGCTGCGCATCGAGACACCCGGCGAGGACCCCCGCCCGCGCGTCGACGCCACCGCCCGGATGCTCGGCATCGAGGACCTCCTCGACCGCTTCCCCAACCAGCTGTCGGGAGGCGAACGCCAGCGCGTCGCGATGGGCCGCGCCATCGCCCGGCACCCCTCCGCCTTCCTGATGGACGAGCCGCTGTCCAACCTCGACGCCAAGCTCCGCAACCACCTGCGCGCCGAGATCGCCTCCCTGACCAGAAAACTGGGCGTCACCACGGTGTACGTCACCCACGACCAGGCCGAGGCGCTCTCGCTCGGCGACCGGGTCGCCGTCCTGCGCGGCGGCGTGCTCCAGCAACTGGGCACGCCCCGCACGGTCTACGCACTGCCCGCGAACGTCTTCGTCGCCGCCTTCATCGGCACTCCCCGCATCAACCTGCTGCGCGGCCTCGTCCGGGCACCGCTCGACGGCGCCATGACGATCAGCCTCGGCCGGCAGTACCTCCGGCTGCCCGAACCCCTCTGTCTCGACCACCAGTTGCTACGGGTGCAGCAGGGCAGGGAGGTCATCGTCGGCCTGCGCTCCGAGGGGGTCCGCATCGCCAGACCGTCGGAGGCCAGGCCCGGCGAGGTGGCGATCAGCGGCCTGGTCGAACATGTGGAGTTCCAGGGGCACGAGGTGCTCGTCCACTTCAACACCGGCTCGCGGCCCGCCTTCGTACCGGAGCTGGAGGCGCCGCGTCCGGTCCGTCCGGTCCGTCGGCGGCGCCGTGCGGGCTCCGCCCTGGGCCGCCTCCGGGAGCGGGCGGCCGGTCTGCGGGCCGGTCCCGTGGTCGTCCTGGAGCACCCGGACGACACGGAACCCGCCCGCGCCGACGAGGTCCCGCCGCAGGGGCGCCTGCCCGGCGACCTCGTCGTTCGCACCACCCCCGACTTCGAACTCCGGCACGGCCTGCAGGTCCCCCTCCTCGTCGACCTCGCCCACCTGTTCGTCTTCGACCAGCACGGCGGACGCATCTGTCCCGCCCCGGCGCGGCTGCCCGACCTGGATGAGTGA
- a CDS encoding CitMHS family transporter: MLTILGFTMIATFLVLIMVKKMSPIAALVLIPALFCVFVGKGAELGDYVIGGVTDLAPTAAMLMFAIVYFGVMIDVGLFDPIVRGILRFCRADPLRIVIGTAVLAAVVSLDGDGSTTFMITVSAMYPLYKRLKMSLVVMTGVAAMANGVMNTLPWGGPTARAATALKLDASDIFVPMVPALAVGLLSVLALAYVLGRRERRRLGVLTLDEMPEPETETVLVGAGGGDGTAAVRAGAGGGTGAVHTGGAGSGPDADTGVPDEGDGFQGLDPHRATLRPRLYWFNALLTVALLTSMIMEWLPIPVLFLLGAALALTVNFPHMPDQKARLGAHAGNVLNVSGMVFAAAVFTGVLQGTGMVDHMSEWLVSSIPDGMGPHMALVTGVLSIPLTYFMSNDGFYFGVLPVLAEAGHAHGVSSLEIARASLVGQPLHMSSPLVPAVYVLVGMAKVEFGDHTRFVVKWAALTSLVVLGAGILFGIV, encoded by the coding sequence ATGCTGACCATCCTCGGCTTCACCATGATCGCGACCTTCCTGGTCCTGATCATGGTGAAGAAGATGTCGCCGATCGCGGCGCTCGTGCTGATCCCGGCACTCTTCTGTGTCTTCGTCGGAAAGGGCGCCGAACTCGGCGACTACGTCATCGGCGGCGTCACCGACCTCGCCCCCACGGCGGCGATGCTGATGTTCGCGATCGTCTACTTCGGCGTGATGATCGACGTCGGCCTCTTCGACCCGATCGTCCGGGGGATCCTGAGGTTCTGCCGGGCCGACCCGCTGCGGATCGTGATCGGAACGGCGGTCCTCGCGGCGGTCGTCTCGCTCGACGGCGACGGCTCGACCACCTTCATGATCACGGTCTCGGCGATGTACCCGCTCTACAAGCGCCTGAAGATGAGCCTGGTCGTGATGACCGGCGTCGCCGCGATGGCCAACGGTGTGATGAACACGCTGCCCTGGGGCGGCCCCACCGCCCGCGCCGCGACCGCGCTGAAGCTGGACGCGAGCGACATCTTCGTCCCCATGGTCCCGGCCCTCGCCGTCGGCCTGCTGAGCGTCCTGGCCCTCGCGTACGTCCTCGGGCGCCGCGAACGCCGGCGGCTCGGCGTGCTGACGCTGGACGAGATGCCGGAGCCGGAGACCGAGACGGTTCTGGTCGGTGCGGGCGGCGGTGACGGAACCGCGGCCGTCCGCGCGGGCGCCGGTGGCGGAACCGGGGCCGTACACACGGGCGGTGCGGGCTCCGGGCCGGACGCCGACACGGGCGTTCCCGACGAGGGGGACGGGTTCCAGGGACTCGACCCCCACCGCGCCACCCTGCGCCCCCGGCTCTACTGGTTCAACGCGCTGCTCACGGTCGCCCTGCTGACCTCCATGATCATGGAGTGGCTGCCGATCCCGGTCCTCTTCCTGCTCGGCGCCGCGCTCGCGCTCACCGTCAACTTCCCCCACATGCCGGACCAGAAGGCCCGCCTCGGCGCCCACGCCGGGAACGTCCTGAACGTCTCCGGCATGGTCTTCGCCGCCGCCGTCTTCACCGGCGTCCTCCAGGGCACCGGCATGGTCGACCACATGTCCGAGTGGCTGGTCTCCAGCATCCCCGACGGAATGGGCCCGCACATGGCCCTCGTCACCGGTGTCCTCAGCATCCCGCTCACCTACTTCATGTCCAACGACGGCTTCTACTTCGGTGTCCTGCCGGTGCTCGCCGAGGCGGGCCACGCACACGGCGTCTCGTCGCTGGAGATCGCCCGCGCCTCGCTCGTCGGCCAGCCGCTGCACATGTCGAGCCCGCTCGTTCCCGCCGTGTACGTCCTGGTCGGCATGGCGAAGGTCGAGTTCGGCGACCACACCCGGTTCGTGGTCAAGTGGGCGGCGCTGACGTCGTTGGTGGTGCTGGGCGCGGGGATCCTGTTCGGCATCGTCTGA
- a CDS encoding molybdopterin oxidoreductase family protein, producing the protein MSRPSGTTRDSRTALRVCPLCEATCGLTLTIEGTRVTGARGDRDDVFSKGFLCPKGASFGAADGDPDRLRTPLVREDGALREATWEEAFDAVATGLRAVVDQYGPHAVGVVLGNPNVHTMAGALYPAVLLSGLGTRSVFTASTVDQMPKHVSSGLLYGDANAIPVPDLDHTDHLLLIGANPLESNGSLCTAPDFPGKLKALRARGGTLTVIDPRRTRTAKLADRHVAVRPGTDALLLAAMTHVLFEEKLVDPGELTPHLQGIEELADAVRDFTPEAASEACDVPADTIRALARELAAAPTAAVYGRIGSCTVPHGTLASWLVDILNILTGNLDRPGGALFPLAATDRTPRPAGPGHGFALGRWHSRVSRYPEAKGELPLSALAEEIDTATPEGAPVRAVIAVAANPVLSAPDGDRLDKALDSLDFMVSVDPYLNETSRHAHVVLPPPPPSQSAHHDFAFNTLAVRNQVRYNRPAVPLEPGRMAETEILARLVLAATGMHGTDPSAVDTMVVDSTLAKAVKDAHGPVHRRDPRELAAALTGETGPERRLDMMLRLGPYGDGFGARPDGLNLDRLLARPHGIDLGPLRPRLPQPLKTRSGRIELLPAPVAGDLPRLRDALRERPAAIVLVGRRHLRSNNSWMHNVPALTGGSNRCTLHVHPEDAARLGLADGTAVRIKGAGGEVTAPAEVTDAVRRGVVSLPHGWGHDRPGTRMSHAALDPGVNVNQLLDGSLLDPLSGTAVLNGIPVELTLAETRL; encoded by the coding sequence GTGTCCCGCCCCTCCGGCACCACCCGAGACTCCCGCACCGCCTTGCGCGTCTGCCCCCTCTGCGAGGCCACCTGCGGGCTGACGCTCACCATCGAGGGCACCCGGGTCACCGGCGCCCGCGGCGACCGCGACGACGTGTTCAGCAAGGGGTTCCTCTGCCCGAAGGGTGCCTCCTTCGGGGCCGCCGACGGCGATCCCGACCGACTGCGCACCCCCCTCGTACGCGAGGACGGCGCACTGCGCGAGGCCACGTGGGAGGAGGCCTTCGACGCCGTCGCGACGGGACTGCGCGCGGTCGTGGACCAGTACGGCCCGCACGCCGTCGGCGTCGTCCTGGGCAACCCCAACGTCCACACCATGGCCGGCGCCCTCTACCCGGCCGTTCTGCTCTCCGGCCTCGGCACCCGCAGCGTCTTCACCGCCTCCACCGTCGACCAGATGCCCAAACACGTGTCGAGCGGCCTGCTCTACGGCGACGCCAACGCCATCCCGGTCCCGGACCTCGACCACACCGACCACCTCCTGCTGATCGGCGCCAACCCCCTGGAATCCAACGGGAGTCTGTGCACCGCACCCGACTTCCCCGGCAAGCTCAAGGCACTGCGGGCCCGCGGCGGCACGCTCACGGTCATCGACCCGCGCCGGACCCGCACGGCCAAACTCGCCGACCGTCACGTGGCCGTGCGGCCCGGCACCGACGCCCTGCTGCTCGCGGCGATGACCCACGTCCTCTTCGAGGAGAAGCTCGTCGACCCGGGCGAGCTCACTCCGCACCTCCAGGGCATCGAGGAACTCGCGGACGCTGTACGGGACTTCACCCCCGAAGCCGCGAGCGAGGCCTGCGACGTACCCGCCGACACCATCCGGGCACTCGCCCGCGAGCTGGCCGCCGCCCCCACCGCGGCCGTCTACGGACGTATCGGCAGCTGCACCGTCCCCCACGGCACCCTCGCCAGCTGGCTCGTCGACATCCTCAACATCCTCACCGGCAACCTGGACCGGCCCGGCGGCGCCCTCTTCCCGCTCGCCGCCACCGACCGGACGCCCCGGCCCGCCGGCCCCGGTCACGGCTTCGCGCTCGGCCGCTGGCACAGCAGGGTGAGCCGGTACCCCGAGGCCAAGGGTGAACTGCCGCTGTCCGCCCTCGCGGAGGAGATAGACACCGCCACGCCCGAAGGGGCCCCGGTCCGCGCCGTCATCGCCGTCGCCGCCAACCCCGTCCTGTCCGCCCCCGACGGCGACCGCCTCGACAAGGCCCTCGACTCGCTCGACTTCATGGTCAGCGTCGATCCGTACCTCAACGAGACCTCCCGCCACGCGCACGTCGTCCTGCCGCCGCCCCCGCCCTCGCAGAGCGCCCACCACGACTTCGCCTTCAACACCCTCGCCGTACGCAACCAGGTCCGCTACAACCGCCCCGCCGTCCCCCTCGAACCCGGCCGGATGGCGGAGACCGAGATCCTCGCCCGGCTGGTGCTGGCCGCGACCGGCATGCACGGGACCGACCCGTCCGCCGTCGACACCATGGTCGTCGACTCCACCCTCGCCAAGGCGGTCAAGGACGCGCACGGGCCGGTGCACCGGCGCGACCCCCGCGAACTCGCCGCCGCGCTCACCGGTGAGACCGGCCCCGAGCGGCGCCTCGACATGATGCTGCGCCTCGGCCCGTACGGCGACGGTTTCGGCGCCCGCCCGGACGGTCTGAACCTGGACCGGCTCCTCGCACGTCCGCACGGCATCGACCTCGGGCCGCTGCGCCCCCGCCTGCCGCAGCCGCTCAAGACCCGCAGCGGCAGGATCGAACTGCTCCCGGCACCCGTCGCCGGCGACCTGCCGCGGCTGCGGGACGCCCTGCGCGAACGTCCGGCCGCGATCGTGCTCGTCGGCCGACGCCACCTGCGCTCCAACAACAGCTGGATGCACAACGTGCCCGCGCTCACCGGCGGTTCCAACCGCTGCACCCTGCACGTCCACCCCGAGGACGCCGCACGTCTGGGGCTCGCCGACGGGACGGCCGTACGCATCAAGGGGGCCGGGGGAGAGGTGACCGCTCCCGCGGAGGTCACCGACGCGGTGCGGCGCGGAGTGGTGAGCCTGCCGCACGGCTGGGGACACGACCGTCCCGGCACCCGGATGAGCCACGCCGCCCTCGACCCCGGCGTCAACGTCAACCAGCTTCTCGACGGCTCGCTCCTCGACCCGCTCTCGGGCACGGCGGTGCTCAACGGCATCCCCGTCGAGCTCACGCTCGCCGAGACGAGGCTGTGA
- a CDS encoding TetR/AcrR family transcriptional regulator, whose translation MKPVPPATPLRRAPVQRRSAERLTRILDACAGLLDEVGYDALSTRAVAQRASVPIGSVYRFFGNKRAMADALAQRNLEHYTERVADRLGKSDGAGGWRAAMDAVLDEYLAMKRTAPGFSLVDFGNQIPVGSGHAEPNTRVADRLTELLSGYLDRTPDEDLRRTFLVAVEAADTLVHLAFRLDPEGDERIIAETRQLLRAYLGRVLD comes from the coding sequence ATGAAGCCCGTGCCCCCTGCGACCCCGCTCCGCCGTGCGCCCGTCCAGCGGCGCAGCGCCGAAAGACTCACGAGGATACTCGACGCCTGCGCCGGACTCCTCGACGAGGTCGGCTACGACGCCCTGAGCACCCGGGCCGTGGCCCAGCGCGCGAGTGTCCCGATCGGTTCCGTCTACCGCTTCTTCGGCAACAAGCGCGCCATGGCCGACGCACTGGCCCAGCGCAACCTGGAGCACTACACCGAACGAGTCGCCGACCGCCTCGGGAAGTCGGACGGCGCGGGAGGCTGGCGGGCCGCCATGGACGCCGTGCTCGACGAGTACCTCGCCATGAAGCGCACCGCGCCCGGCTTCTCCCTGGTCGACTTCGGCAACCAGATCCCGGTCGGCTCCGGACACGCCGAGCCCAACACCCGCGTCGCCGACCGGCTCACCGAACTGCTTTCCGGCTATCTCGACCGCACCCCCGACGAGGACCTGCGGCGCACCTTCCTCGTCGCCGTGGAGGCCGCCGACACCCTGGTCCACCTCGCCTTCCGGCTCGACCCGGAGGGCGACGAGCGGATCATCGCCGAGACCCGGCAACTGCTGCGCGCCTATCTGGGCCGGGTCCTCGACTGA
- the hmgA gene encoding homogentisate 1,2-dioxygenase: protein MSGDARKTAEGLAYLSGFGNEHSSEAVPGALPHGRNTPQRAPLGLYAEQLSGSAFTEPRAHNRRSWLYRIRPSAAHPAFTRTDNGTLRSAPFTETEPDPNRLRWNPLPEPPAGTDFLAGLWTLGGNGDATRRTGMAVHLYHANSPMERVFSDADGELLIVPERGGLLLRTEFGLLRVEPGGVALIPRGVRFRVEPLDDAFDGGPGVSVRGYVCENYGAPFQLPDLGPIGANGLANARDFLAPVAAYEDTEGPVEVVNKFCGNLWTATYDHSPLDVVAWHGNHLPYVYDLRRFNVIGTISYDHPDPSIFTVLTSPSNTPGLAGVDFVVFAPRWLVGEDTFRPPYFHRNVMSEYMGLIEGAYDAKAQGFVPGGGSLHNMMSAHGPDRETFDRASAAELRPQKVDDGLAFMFETRWPVTATAQAAGAEHLQRGYDDVWQGLQRHFRPLR, encoded by the coding sequence ATGAGCGGGGACGCGAGGAAGACGGCCGAGGGGCTGGCCTACCTCTCCGGATTCGGCAACGAACACAGCTCGGAGGCGGTCCCGGGGGCGCTGCCGCACGGCCGCAACACACCGCAGCGCGCCCCGCTCGGGCTGTACGCGGAACAGTTGAGCGGTTCGGCGTTCACCGAACCCAGAGCCCACAACCGGCGTTCGTGGCTGTACCGCATCCGCCCTTCGGCCGCGCATCCCGCGTTCACGCGCACGGACAACGGCACCCTGCGCTCGGCTCCGTTCACCGAGACCGAGCCCGACCCCAACCGCCTGCGCTGGAACCCGCTGCCGGAGCCCCCCGCGGGCACGGACTTCCTCGCGGGCCTGTGGACACTCGGCGGCAACGGCGACGCGACGCGGCGTACGGGCATGGCGGTGCACCTCTATCACGCCAACTCCCCGATGGAGCGGGTGTTCAGCGACGCCGACGGCGAGCTGCTGATCGTGCCGGAGCGCGGCGGGCTGCTGCTGCGTACCGAGTTCGGGCTGCTGCGGGTGGAGCCGGGCGGGGTCGCACTGATCCCCCGGGGGGTCCGCTTCCGGGTGGAGCCGCTCGACGACGCGTTCGACGGCGGGCCCGGTGTGTCCGTCCGCGGCTATGTGTGCGAGAACTACGGGGCGCCCTTCCAACTGCCCGATCTGGGCCCGATCGGCGCCAACGGACTCGCCAACGCACGCGACTTCCTCGCCCCCGTGGCCGCGTACGAGGACACCGAGGGCCCGGTCGAGGTCGTCAACAAGTTCTGCGGCAACCTCTGGACGGCGACGTACGACCACTCTCCGCTGGATGTCGTCGCCTGGCACGGCAACCATCTGCCGTACGTCTACGACCTGCGCCGTTTCAACGTGATCGGCACCATCAGCTACGACCACCCGGACCCGTCGATCTTCACGGTGCTGACCTCGCCGAGCAACACCCCGGGGCTCGCCGGCGTCGACTTCGTCGTCTTCGCGCCGCGTTGGCTGGTGGGCGAGGACACCTTCCGGCCGCCGTACTTCCACCGGAACGTGATGAGCGAGTACATGGGGCTCATCGAAGGGGCGTACGACGCGAAGGCCCAGGGTTTCGTGCCGGGAGGCGGCTCGCTGCACAACATGATGTCGGCGCACGGACCCGACCGGGAGACCTTCGACCGGGCGAGCGCCGCCGAACTGCGGCCCCAGAAGGTCGACGACGGGCTCGCGTTCATGTTCGAGACGCGCTGGCC